GACGGTCCGCATGCCCGCGGCGTTGTCGACGCTCACCGAGTCGAAGCCGTGCGAGCGCCGGTCGTCCGCGAGCACCACCACGGGGATGCGCCGGGCGACGTGCTCGAGCAGTTCGTCCGGGACGGTCTGCGCGAGCACGGCGAGGCCGTCGACCCGGCCGGCGACGTCGTTCACGATGACGTCCCTCGAGGGACCCCGACCGGCCGCGACCATGAGCGCGAGGCCGCGTTGCCACGCCTCGACCTCGGCGCCGCGGAGGACCTCGTCGAAGTAGAGGTTCGACGAGAACGGCTGCGTCACGTGCCGGCGGTCGTCGACCACGCGGACACCGCCGTCCGTGACGAGGTCCGGCCGCTCGTCGGGCACGACGTCGAAGCCCGGGAGCAGGAGTCCGACCACGCCGGTGCGCTTGCCGGCGAGCGCACGCGCGTTGCCGGAGGGCACGTAGCCGAGCGTCCGGATGGCCGCCTGCACGCGGTCGCGGGTGCCCTCGCGGACGGCGTCGGGCGTCCGGAGCACGCGCGAGACGGTGGCGATGGAGACACCGGCGGCGGACGCCACGTCGTAGACCGTGGGAGGTGCGGTGCGCTGTCCAGCCAAGCCGTGCCTCCCGTCCGCCGTCGCGCTGGTGGTGCCGCGCCCGGTGCGGCCGGACCATCCTAGGCACGCCGTCCGGGCCGATCCGTCCACAGGTGCGCGCAGACCCTTGCGCTCCGCGGACGAACACGGTCACACTTGAGCGACCTCAGTACGTCCCGTGAGGAAGCGCATCCGCAGGCAGGGGCCTGCGCCACCGATCCGATGCCCACACACACAGGAGCCGACGATGTCGAAGAACACCCGCGGACAGAGCCGTGACGTCATCACCGAGTCGATCGCCATCGACGAGGTGAAGAGCGGACTGCTCGACCACAGTCAGGGGAACCAGAACGCCTGGATCTTCGGTGAGGTCGACGGGAGCGAGGAACCGACGCTCTGACGCGCCGGTCGACGCGAGCTAGCGCCGTCAGCGCTCCGTCGACCCGTTGGCGCGCTCGGCCGGCCCGCCGGAGCGTTCGGTCGGCCCGACGATCGCCATGCCCGCACCGCGGAGCCGCCGTCGCTCCTGCGCGATGAACGCGAGCAGCCGGTCGTTGGTACCGGCGACGTGCGCTGCGAGCAGTTCCGCCGCGCGGTCGGCGTCGCCCGAACGGACGGCGTCGAGGATCTGGCTGTGCTCGTCCCAGGCGGCGTCGCGGGCCTCGGGCGTCCGCACCTCGATCCAGCGGGTCCGCTCGAGGCGGGTGAGCGCGTCCGCGACGGCGTCGGTGATGAACCGGTTGCCGCCGAGCGACGCGAGGTCGAGGTGGAACGTCGAGCCCATCCGGATGCCCGAGCGCTGGTCGGGTGCCTCGCGGAGGTCGTCGAGGTGTGCCCGGACCTCGTCGAGCTGCTCGGTGGAGGCGCGCGCGACCGCGAGCCTGGCGGCCGCGGGCTCGAGGACGCCACGGAGTTCCGCGAGCGAGGCGATCTCGTCGAGGTCGATCGGGGTGACCATCCACGAGCGCCCCTCGTGCAGGATGAGCCCCTCGCGTTCGAGCCGCGACAGTGCGGCTCGGACCGGGGTGCGCGAGGCATGGAACCGCGCCTCGAGCCCGCGCTCCGAGATGCGCTCGCCCGGGGCGATGTCGAGGGTCAGGACCGCCGCGCGCAGGTTGTCGTAGAGCTGCGCGGTCTGCGAGACCGCCACGCCGTCCGCGGTCACCACGTCTGTCGTTCCAGCCACGGTCCGAGAGCCTAGCAGGAATGGTATACCGTTTTGGTATACCAATCAGTCCCCGAACGGAATCATCGTGACGACGACCACCACATCGCGCCCGACGATGAGCCGCCGCGCGTGGACGATGCTCGCGCTGGGCGTCGCCGCGCAGGCAGCCGGCACCCTCGTCGTCTCCGCGCCCGCGCTCCTCATCCCGCACCTGCACGCCCACGGCACCCCGCTGCCCGTCGCCGGCGTCCTCGCCGCATCGCCCACGTTCGGCATGGTGCTCACCCTGATCGCCTGGGGCGCCGTCACGGACCGGTTCGGCGAGCGTGCGGTGATCGCCGGTGGTCTCGTCCTGACGACCGTCGCGGTGGCGGCAGCGTGGCTCGCGGCGGGGAACACCGTGCTGCTCGGGATCGCGTTCCTCGCAGCGGGCATGACGAGCGCGTCGACGAACGCCGCGAGCGGTCGCGTGGTGGTGGGGTGGTTCCCGAAGGAGCGCCGCGGGCTCGCGATGGGCATCCGGCAGATGTCACAGCCGCTCGGCGTGACCCTGGCGGCGGTGACGGTGCCGCAACTCGCCGAGTCCGCCGGCATCCGGGCATCGCTCGTGCTGCCGGTCGTGCTCTGCGCCGTGCTCGCGGTGCTCTGTACGATCGGGATCGTCAACCCGCCGAGGGCCTCGCGGGCCGACGCCCCGGCGGAGCACGTGGCGAACCCCTACCGCACCGACGGGTTCCTCTGGCGGGTGCACGCGGTGTCGGTGCTGCTCGTCGTGCCGCAGTTCACCCTGTCCACGTACGGGCTGGTGTGGCTCGTCGGGCTCGGATGGTCGACGGGTGCGGCCGGACTCCTCGTCGGCGGCGCACAGTTCGTCGGTGCCGTCGGGCGCATCCTCGTCGGGGCCTGGAGCGACCGGGTCGGCTCCCGCGTCGGCCCCCTGCGGATCGTCGCCCTGAGCGCCGCGGCGGTGATGGGCGTGCTCGCGCTCGTGGACGTGACACACCTGGCGGCGGGGGCGGTGTTCCTCGTGGTGGCGACGAGCGTGACCGTCGCGGACAACGGGCTGGCGTACACGTCGGTGGCCGAGGCCGCGGGACCGTTCTGGTCGGGTCGCGCCCTCGGGGCGCAGAACACGGGGCAGTTCATCGCGGCGAGCGCCGTCGGGCCCGGGGTCGGCGCGCTCGTCGCGGGCCTCGGGTTCGCCGCGTCCTTCTCGATCGTGGCGGTCCTGCCGCTGCTCGCGCTCCCGCTCGTGCCGAGGGCGGACCGCTCGCACGACTGACGCGCCCGGGCGTGCGGTACCGAGGTTGCGCGACTCGCCGCCCGCAGGTCGCCGAGGTTCCGACGACCGAGGCGGGAGCCGGCGAGATGCCGGTGTTCCGGAACCTCGGCAGGGCGGCTCGGGTGCGGACGCGCGCGCGGGACGGACTGGAGGCCCGTGGCGGGGTCGCCACGGGCCTCCCGTCCGTCAGGGGTCACGTGATCAGGCGGGCACGGCCGGTCCGACCGGCCAGCGCAGGAGCGCGGCCGCCGCTGCACCGCCCGGCAGGGACGCCGCGTTGACGAGCACGAGCTCCGCGTCCGTCAGCACCGCCGCCCGGACGAGCGCGCAGACCGCGGGCACCGGCCCGATCACCGGGACGCCGCCGGCCTGCTCCGGAGCCGTCGCGACCCAGGGCGCCGCCCCGAGTGCGAGGAGCGTCCGGTCCCCGATGGCGACGGCGTCGAGCGCGACCACCGAGCTCTGCGCCTGCTGCAGCGCCTCGACCACGGAGCCGAGCCCGGTCACCGCCTGGTTGTCGCCGCGTCCGACGTGGGTCCGGAGGAGGTCCTCGAGGTCGTGCCGACGGGTGGCGACGACGCGGGCGAGCGCGATCTCGACGTGCTCGACGAAGGCCTGCTTCGACGCGGTGTCGGCGCGGGGGTCACCGGGGAACACCGACACGAGGGCCTTCGTCTCGGTCGACAGGGACTTCACGAGGAGCTCGCGTGCGGTGACGTCCCCCGCGATGACGACGAGCCCTGGTCGGCGCTCGCGGACCGTGGCGTCGAGGGCACCAGCGAGCTCGGACTGGTTCTGCTTCCAGATCTCCTCGGTGTGCTGCTGCCAGTGCGGCTGCTTCCACCCGGTGCCGGCCTTGGCGTAGTGCAGGGTGTCGTTGCGGCCCTCGACCTGCTGCTCGTCCGGGGCGACGGGCGCGTGGCCGAGCCGGTAGGTGCGGAAGGCACCGCCCTCCTTGCCGGCGTGCACGACGAGGAAGGGCAGGTCGACGGGGCGGTGGGCGACGAGGGGTACGAGGTCCGGGACGGCCCCGACGCCGACCGACTCCACGCCGTGCAGGTGTCCGGGGAGCACCTCGCTCAGGACGATCGATCCCTCGTGGACGAGCACGTACCGGGTGACGGGCGAGGGGACGCCGGCCTCCTGCTCGAACTCGGCGGCGACGGCGTCCACGACGGCGTCGGTGGCGCCCTGCGCACGGAGCGACTCCTCGACCGCGCGGAGCTTGAGCGCCGCCTGCCGCCTCGGGTCCTCCACGTTGCCGGAGACGTCCGCGTAGGCCCAGGCCCACGTGCCCCCGTCCTCCAGCCGCTGTCCCAGGATCCCGTGCAGTTCGCTCGTCGCGTTGGTCGACGTCATGGTAGCTCCTTCCGCTCAGCGTGCCGGAGCAGGTCTGCCCCGACGGCGGACACCGGTTCGGACGGACCCTGTCACGGTCCCCTGCGTCCGCGTCAGCCCACACTCCACCCGTCGACCCGGATGCGTCCACAGTGCGGAGGGAACGCCCAGCGACCTGCGTGAAAGTACAGCAACGCTCGGTTTTGTGGTTGGCTGGGCGGGACCCCGATCGACGACGAACCGGAGCCGTGCGATGACGCCGACAGGCAGAAGAAGCCCCATCACGAGACGACAACTCCTGGGCTTCGGCCTGGGGACGGCGGCGGCGGGCCTGCTCGCCGGCTGTGCGGTGCCGGGCTCGACGAACGTGAACAAGGCGGCGTTGATCCCCGCCTCGTCGGGCGGCGAGACCGTCCAGCTCACCTACTGGGCGTGGCTCAAGGACCTGCAGAAGGTCTGCGACGTGTGGAACGCGAAGAACCCCCGCATCCAGGTCACCGCGAACTGGATCCCCGGCGGCAACAGCGGCGGCTACCAGAAGATGTACTCCGCGCTCGCGGCCGGCGGTGGCCCGGACATCGGACAGGTCGAGCTCCGCCAGATCCCCGAGTTCATGCTCGCGAACGGCCTGACGGACCTCGCCCGGTACGGCGCGAAGGACTTCGAGTCGAAGTACGACGAGGCAGCGTGGGCGCAGGTCTCGTTCGTGGACGGCATCTACGGCATCCCGCAGGACACCGGCCCCATGGGCTTCTACTACCAGACCGCGATCCTCGAGCAGGCCGGCGGGGAACCCCCGAAGACGTGGGACGAGTGGCGCGACCTCGCCGACAAGGTGCGTGGCACGGGCAACGGCAACTACCTCGAGGTGTTCCCGGTCGCCGACGCGTCGCCGTTCGCCGCCTACGCGCAGCAGGCCGGTGCGCGGTGGTTCAGGATCGACGGCGACGAGTGGGTCGTCGACATGACCGACGACAAGACGATGATGGTCGCCGAGTTCTTCGACGGCGTCATCGACGACAAGCTCGTCGACACGAGCGCCGGCGCGTACTCCCCCGGTTGGTACGCCGCGGCGGCGAGCGGCAAGATCGCGGCCGTCACGAGCGCGAGCTGGGGCGACGCCCTCATCCAGTCGGTGCAGGGCGGTGAGGGCAAGTGGAAGGTCGCGCCCATGCAGACGTGGGGCGACACGGGCTTCGGCTCGAGCGCGATCGGCGGTTCGACCGCCGCGGTCCTCGCGAACGCGAAGCACCCGGCCGAGGCGCTCGAGTTCATCACGTGGATGACCACCTCGGAGGAGGGCATCAACGCGATGATCAAGTACTGCGGCATCGGCTGGTCGCCCGCCAAGGACTACATCGGCGCCGCGCGCCAGAAGCCGAGCGCGTGGTTCTCCGGGCAGAACTACAACGAAGAGGTCTTCGTCCCCGCCGCGCAGGAGCAGAACGTCGACTGGTCGTGGTCCCCGGTCACGCAGTCCGCGTTCACGAGCCTGCAGAACCAGTTCCGCCGCAAGCTGACCGGCGGCCTGAAGCTCACCGACGCGGTGGAGCTCGCCCAACGGGAGATCGTCCAGTCCTTCAAGGACAAGGGCCTGAGCGTGAGGACCGCACGATGAGCCAGCAGACCGGCACACGCCAGACCGGCGGCACCACGCCGACCTTCCGGACGAGCACGAAGGCCACCAGCGCGCAGAAGCGGGCGCCGTGGATCCTGCTCGGACCCTTCCTCGCGCTGTTCGTCCTGACGTTCATCATCCCGATCATCAGCGCGCTGTTCCAGAGCTTCACCACCGTCGACCGCAAGGGCCTGTTCGGCGAGGACGGCGTCGTCGGCCGGTTCGCCGGGTTCGACAACTACGCGATCGCGCTGCAGGACTCCGGGTTCGTCGCCTCGATCGGCCGGATGCTGCTGTTCGGCATCGTGCAAGTCCCGGTGATGATCATCCTCTGCACGATCCTGGCGCTGCTGCTCGAGTCGGCGAGCGCCCGCTGGCCCGCGTTCTTCCGGGCCGTGTACTTCATGCCGTACGGCGTCCCCGGCGTCATCGCGACGATCCTGTGGTCGTTCCTCTACGTCCCCGGGCTCTCCCCGATCGTGGCGCTGCTGCAGTCGATCGGGCTGCAGCCGGACTTCCTCGGCGCGAACAGCGTCCTGTGGTCGATCGCGAACATCGTCACCTGGACGTACACCGGCTACAACATGCTCATCATCGTGGCGCAGCTCAAGTCCATCCCGGGCGAGGTCTACGAGGCCGCGAAGATGGACGGCGCGAACGCCTTCCAGGTCGCGTGGCGCATCCAGATCCCGCTCATCGCGCCGGCGCTCGTGCTCACGACCGTGTTCTCGATCATCGGCACGCTGCAGCTCTTCGCGGAGCCGCAGATCCTGTCCACGGTCGCGCCCGCGATCGACACGGAGTACACGCCGAACTACGCGGCCTACACGAACGCGTTCGCCTTCAACGAGTACGGCGTCGCCTCGGCCCAGGCTGTGATCATCGCGCTGGCCGCGTTCATCCTGTCGTTCGCGTTCCTCGCGCTGACGAACCGGCCGCCGAAGAGCGAGCGGGACCAGAGGAAGCGCGCGAAGCGCGACGGCCTGGAGGCACGGCGTGCGCTCCAGACGCGCGTCACCGCCGACGGTGGGTCGCGGCCCGCCACCGGTGTCGCGAACCGCAACACGACCACCGGGGCCGCACCGCGCCTCCAGGCCGAAGGGGACAACCGATGAGCGGCGAACGCATTGACGGACCGCAGTCGCAGGCTCCTGCGGCGCTGGCGTCGCGGCGCCGCTGGCGCGTCGCTCAGAGCTCCAGCGCGCCGGTGACCAAGCAGGCGGCCGAACCCGTCGACACGACCGCGATCACGGCGCACCAGCGCCGCAAGCTCGACCGGTCCGGGAAGTCGCAGATCGTCGTGACGGGGATCCTCGTCATCGTCGCGATCTACTTCCTGGTGCCGCTCTACTGGGTGGTCATCGCGGCGACGAAGACCACCGGGGCACTGTTCGCGACGAACGGGTTCTGGTTCGGCGGCGAGTTCGCGCTGTTCAGCAACATCGCGCAGGTGTTCTCGTACGACGGCGGCATCTTCGTCCGGTGGATCGCGAACAGCATCCTGTACTCGGGCGTCGGTGCCGTGCTCGCGACGTACTTCGCCGCCGCCGGCGGGTACGCCCTCGCGAAGTACGAGTTCCGCGGGCGACAGCTCGTGTTCGGCACGATCCTCGGCGGCGTGCTCGTCCCCGGCACCGCGACGGCGCTGCCGCTGTTCCTGCTGTTCTCGACGCTCGGGCTGACCGACACGTACTGGAGCGTGCTCATCCCGAGCCTCGTCTCCCCGTTCGGGCTGTTCCTCTGCCGGGTCTACGCGGCGGCGTCAGTCGACACGGCGCTCCTCGAGCAGGCGCGCATCGACGGGGCCGGTGAGCTGCGGATCTTCCACACCATCGTGCTGCGGCAGATGACGCCGGCGCTCGTGACGGTGTTCCTGTTCCAGGTCGTCGGCATCTGGAACAACTTCTTCCTGCCGCTCATCATGCTGGCGGACCAGAAGCTGTACCCGATCACACTGGGACTCAACAACTGGCGTGCACAGGTCGATCGTCTGCCAGAGTTCTACCAGCTCACCACCGGCGGAGTGCTCGTCTCGGTCATCCCGCTCGTGATCGCGATCATCGTCCTGCAGCGCTTCTGGCGCGGGGGCCTCACGGAAGGATCGGTCAAGGGTTGACCGTCACTGCACAGCCATCCGCCGACTCGGCACGCGCCGACCTGGCGTCCACCGCCCCCGGCTCCGACTCGCGACTGGCACCCCGTGCCTGGTTGCACACGGACGCCCCCTCGCTGTCGCTGGACGGCGAGTGGGACTTCCGCTGGTCGCCCGTCGCCGACGTCCCGGTCCCCGGGGCGGACGACGACT
This is a stretch of genomic DNA from Curtobacterium sp. 458. It encodes these proteins:
- a CDS encoding LacI family DNA-binding transcriptional regulator, which translates into the protein MASAAGVSIATVSRVLRTPDAVREGTRDRVQAAIRTLGYVPSGNARALAGKRTGVVGLLLPGFDVVPDERPDLVTDGGVRVVDDRRHVTQPFSSNLYFDEVLRGAEVEAWQRGLALMVAAGRGPSRDVIVNDVAGRVDGLAVLAQTVPDELLEHVARRIPVVVLADDRRSHGFDSVSVDNAAGMRTVVSHVVGRLGIRSIAYVAGPIDSPDDMERAAGFRAALVEHGVDPADVPVVHGDFGRARARELATSLFEGAVPRAVVCSNDQSALGTLDAAAALGIRVPEDVVVTGFDGIDAGRFSQPRLTTVHQPMGELGRAAVRAIVERLARPDGPPRAVRLPVEVLLRESCPPVLDA
- a CDS encoding GntR family transcriptional regulator; protein product: MAGTTDVVTADGVAVSQTAQLYDNLRAAVLTLDIAPGERISERGLEARFHASRTPVRAALSRLEREGLILHEGRSWMVTPIDLDEIASLAELRGVLEPAAARLAVARASTEQLDEVRAHLDDLREAPDQRSGIRMGSTFHLDLASLGGNRFITDAVADALTRLERTRWIEVRTPEARDAAWDEHSQILDAVRSGDADRAAELLAAHVAGTNDRLLAFIAQERRRLRGAGMAIVGPTERSGGPAERANGSTER
- a CDS encoding MFS transporter, which gives rise to MSRRAWTMLALGVAAQAAGTLVVSAPALLIPHLHAHGTPLPVAGVLAASPTFGMVLTLIAWGAVTDRFGERAVIAGGLVLTTVAVAAAWLAAGNTVLLGIAFLAAGMTSASTNAASGRVVVGWFPKERRGLAMGIRQMSQPLGVTLAAVTVPQLAESAGIRASLVLPVVLCAVLAVLCTIGIVNPPRASRADAPAEHVANPYRTDGFLWRVHAVSVLLVVPQFTLSTYGLVWLVGLGWSTGAAGLLVGGAQFVGAVGRILVGAWSDRVGSRVGPLRIVALSAAAVMGVLALVDVTHLAAGAVFLVVATSVTVADNGLAYTSVAEAAGPFWSGRALGAQNTGQFIAASAVGPGVGALVAGLGFAASFSIVAVLPLLALPLVPRADRSHD
- a CDS encoding Vms1/Ankzf1 family peptidyl-tRNA hydrolase, which gives rise to MTSTNATSELHGILGQRLEDGGTWAWAYADVSGNVEDPRRQAALKLRAVEESLRAQGATDAVVDAVAAEFEQEAGVPSPVTRYVLVHEGSIVLSEVLPGHLHGVESVGVGAVPDLVPLVAHRPVDLPFLVVHAGKEGGAFRTYRLGHAPVAPDEQQVEGRNDTLHYAKAGTGWKQPHWQQHTEEIWKQNQSELAGALDATVRERRPGLVVIAGDVTARELLVKSLSTETKALVSVFPGDPRADTASKQAFVEHVEIALARVVATRRHDLEDLLRTHVGRGDNQAVTGLGSVVEALQQAQSSVVALDAVAIGDRTLLALGAAPWVATAPEQAGGVPVIGPVPAVCALVRAAVLTDAELVLVNAASLPGGAAAAALLRWPVGPAVPA
- a CDS encoding extracellular solute-binding protein, yielding MTPTGRRSPITRRQLLGFGLGTAAAGLLAGCAVPGSTNVNKAALIPASSGGETVQLTYWAWLKDLQKVCDVWNAKNPRIQVTANWIPGGNSGGYQKMYSALAAGGGPDIGQVELRQIPEFMLANGLTDLARYGAKDFESKYDEAAWAQVSFVDGIYGIPQDTGPMGFYYQTAILEQAGGEPPKTWDEWRDLADKVRGTGNGNYLEVFPVADASPFAAYAQQAGARWFRIDGDEWVVDMTDDKTMMVAEFFDGVIDDKLVDTSAGAYSPGWYAAAASGKIAAVTSASWGDALIQSVQGGEGKWKVAPMQTWGDTGFGSSAIGGSTAAVLANAKHPAEALEFITWMTTSEEGINAMIKYCGIGWSPAKDYIGAARQKPSAWFSGQNYNEEVFVPAAQEQNVDWSWSPVTQSAFTSLQNQFRRKLTGGLKLTDAVELAQREIVQSFKDKGLSVRTAR
- a CDS encoding sugar ABC transporter permease, with the translated sequence MSQQTGTRQTGGTTPTFRTSTKATSAQKRAPWILLGPFLALFVLTFIIPIISALFQSFTTVDRKGLFGEDGVVGRFAGFDNYAIALQDSGFVASIGRMLLFGIVQVPVMIILCTILALLLESASARWPAFFRAVYFMPYGVPGVIATILWSFLYVPGLSPIVALLQSIGLQPDFLGANSVLWSIANIVTWTYTGYNMLIIVAQLKSIPGEVYEAAKMDGANAFQVAWRIQIPLIAPALVLTTVFSIIGTLQLFAEPQILSTVAPAIDTEYTPNYAAYTNAFAFNEYGVASAQAVIIALAAFILSFAFLALTNRPPKSERDQRKRAKRDGLEARRALQTRVTADGGSRPATGVANRNTTTGAAPRLQAEGDNR
- a CDS encoding carbohydrate ABC transporter permease, whose amino-acid sequence is MTKQAAEPVDTTAITAHQRRKLDRSGKSQIVVTGILVIVAIYFLVPLYWVVIAATKTTGALFATNGFWFGGEFALFSNIAQVFSYDGGIFVRWIANSILYSGVGAVLATYFAAAGGYALAKYEFRGRQLVFGTILGGVLVPGTATALPLFLLFSTLGLTDTYWSVLIPSLVSPFGLFLCRVYAAASVDTALLEQARIDGAGELRIFHTIVLRQMTPALVTVFLFQVVGIWNNFFLPLIMLADQKLYPITLGLNNWRAQVDRLPEFYQLTTGGVLVSVIPLVIAIIVLQRFWRGGLTEGSVKG